A DNA window from Vigna unguiculata cultivar IT97K-499-35 chromosome 10, ASM411807v1, whole genome shotgun sequence contains the following coding sequences:
- the LOC114165840 gene encoding uncharacterized protein LOC114165840 isoform X1 — translation MEEYYYKRHHVPAFGSWDWNDNLPFTQCFESARQAGLLRYSYSESEDRDLYVTGDLYENDVVTPAMIVVPRRREKVRCQHEKEAKKQNWVSNVKELPSPISRPKPKPVDEDLYKISPELLYAKTRKKRGLCFFRSCLIPTCIA, via the exons ATGGAA GAATATTACTACAAGAGGCATCATGTGCCAGCATTTGGGAGCTGGGATTGGAATGATAATCTTCCCTTCACTCAGTGCTTTGAGTCTGCAAGACAAGCTGGTTTATTAAGATACAGTTATTCTGAGTCTGAAGACAGAGACCTCTATGTTACTGGGGACTTGTATGAAAATGATGTTGTCACACCTGCTATGATTGTTGTTCCTCGTAGAAGG GAAAAGGTACGTTGCCAGCATGAAAAAGAAGCAAAAAAGCAGAATTGGGTGAGTAATGTGAAGGAGCTACCTAGTCCAATTTCAAGACCAAAACCAAAGCCTGTGGATGAAGACTTGTACAAGATCTCACCAGAGCTACTTTATGCCAAAACCAGGAAG AAGAGAGGGTTGTGCTTCTTTCGAAGCTGTTTGATACCAACATGCATTGCCTGA
- the LOC114165840 gene encoding uncharacterized protein LOC114165840 isoform X2: MEEYYYKRHHVPAFGSWDWNDNLPFTQCFESARQAGLLRYSYSESEDRDLYVTGDLYENDVVTPAMIVVPRRREKVRCQHEKEAKKQNWVSNVKELPSPISRPKPKPVDEDLYKISPELLYAKTRKKRGLCFSQLSSHSC; encoded by the exons ATGGAA GAATATTACTACAAGAGGCATCATGTGCCAGCATTTGGGAGCTGGGATTGGAATGATAATCTTCCCTTCACTCAGTGCTTTGAGTCTGCAAGACAAGCTGGTTTATTAAGATACAGTTATTCTGAGTCTGAAGACAGAGACCTCTATGTTACTGGGGACTTGTATGAAAATGATGTTGTCACACCTGCTATGATTGTTGTTCCTCGTAGAAGG GAAAAGGTACGTTGCCAGCATGAAAAAGAAGCAAAAAAGCAGAATTGGGTGAGTAATGTGAAGGAGCTACCTAGTCCAATTTCAAGACCAAAACCAAAGCCTGTGGATGAAGACTTGTACAAGATCTCACCAGAGCTACTTTATGCCAAAACCAGGAAG AAGAGAGGGTTGTGTTTCTCTCAACTAAGCTCACATTCTTGTTGA